In Chelmon rostratus isolate fCheRos1 chromosome 4, fCheRos1.pri, whole genome shotgun sequence, a genomic segment contains:
- the mknk2b gene encoding MAP kinase-interacting serine/threonine-protein kinase 2b, with product MVQNKITEVTGFHRSFKGQNPFESDDFTKNGSHLIDSSFNFDSSPRHDMPSSQPIDIPDAKKRNKKKKRCRATDSFSGRFEDVYRLQEEVLGEGAYARVQTCINLITNKEYAVKIIEKRPGHSRSRVFREVEMLYQCQGHSNILELVEFFEEEDKFYLVFEKLRGGSILAHIHKRRHFSEQEASVVVQDIASALDFLHNKGMAHRDLKPENILCESADKISPVKICDFDLGSGIKLNSDSSPISTPELLTPCGSAEYMAPEVVEAFSEEATIYDKRCDLWSLGVILYIMLSGYPPFVGRCGGGCGWELGEPCHTCQNTLFESIQEGKYEFPEKDWAHISSSAKDLISKLLVRDAKNRLSASQVLQHPWVQGGASDTLPTSILHQRNSNARDLTFFADKAMAVNRQLAEQDGMEDQQQQEVPFVVTATGSSMHLSPPSNSKLARRRQRSSQPKGGPVSAAELRQLLAPLVIVGDCA from the exons GGCCAAAATCCCTTTGAATCTGATGACTTCACTAAAAATGGATCCCATCTTATTGATTCTTCATTTAATTTTGATTCCTCCCCAAGACATG ACATGCCTTCCAGTCAGCCTATTGACATCCCCGATGCCAAgaagagaaacaagaagaaaaagcgTTGCCGGGCAACTGACAGTTTCTCTGGACGATTCGAGG ATGTCTACAGACTGCAGGAAGAGGTATTAGGAGAGGGCGCTTATGCCAGAGTGCAAACATGCATCAACCTCATCACCAACAAAGAATATGCGGTCAAG ATCATTGAGAAAAGACCAGGTCACAGCCGCAGCCGTGTCTTCCGTGAGGTTGAGATGCTCTATCAGTGCCAGGGCCACAG tAACATCCTGGAGCTGGTGGAGTTCTTTGAAGAGGAGGACAAATTCTACCTGGTGTTTGAAAAGCTTAGAGGAG GGTCAATCTTGGCACACATTCACAAGAGACGCCACTTCAGTGAGCAGGAAGCCAGTGTTGTTGTTCAGGACATCGCCAGTGCTCTAGATTTCCTGCATAACAAGG gAATGGCACATAGAgacctgaaacctgaaaacATTCTCTGTGAGAGTGCAGACAAG ATTTCCCCAGTCAAGATCTGTGACTTTGACTTGGGCAGTGGGATAAAGCTGAATAGTGACAGCTCACCCATCTCCACCCCTGAGCTCCTCACTCCT TGTGGCTCAGCAGAGTACATGGCACCTGAGGTCGTTGAGGCCTTTAGTGAGGAGGCCACCATTTACGACAAGCGCTGTGACCTGTGGAGCCTTGGAGTCATCCTCTACATCATGCTAAGCGGCTACCCACCCTTCGTAGGTCGCTGTGGTGGTGGCTGTGGCTGGGAATTAGGGGAACCTTGCCACACCTGCCAG AATACTTTGTTTGAGAGTATCCAGGAAGGAAAATATGAATTTCCAGAGAAAGACtgggctcacatctcctcaaGTGCCAAAGACCTAATATCCAAACTTCTCGTTCGGGATGCCAAAAACCGCCTGAGTGCCAGCCAGGTGTTGCAGCACCCCTGGGTGCAGGGG GGTGCATCTGATACTTTGCCGACATCCATCTTGCATCAAAG AAACAGCAATGCCAGGGATCTGACATTCTTTGCGGACAAGGCCATGGCTGTGAACCGGCAGCTGGCTGAACAGGATGGCATggaagaccagcagcagcaggaagtccCATTTGTTGTTACCGCTACTGGCTCTTCTAtgcacctctctcctccttccaaCTCCAAGCTGGCCAGGCGCAGGCAGCGAAGCAGCCAGCCCAAGGGAGGacctgtctctgctgcagagcttcGTCAGCTCTTGGCCCCTCTTGTGATTGTGGGAGACTGTGCCTGA